From the Psychrobacillus sp. FSL K6-4046 genome, one window contains:
- a CDS encoding acetamidase/formamidase family protein, whose amino-acid sequence MNVQTAKIHHFPEEVVHYAWEKDPKPVLTIESGDTVIFKTREVTDNQFSIDSTTESIASLDWDKVYPLAGPVAIEGAEPEDTLEVEIVNLETGSWGWTAILPGLGLLPEKFPDAYLRTFDLTDGEFIHFREDIKIPIEPFLGTMGVSPKDASGQPIMPPGTFGGNMDVRQLTIGTKLYLPVQVAGALFSCGDAHAAQGDGEVCVSALECPMTATLKFNLIKGKTIPSPQFLTSGELTPKVNHKGFFGTTGVGPDLMKASQDALLAMVDHISTTYEMEPRDAYLLSSLCVDLKISEIVDAGQYIVSAVLPLAVFED is encoded by the coding sequence ATGAACGTTCAAACAGCAAAAATCCATCATTTTCCGGAGGAGGTTGTTCACTATGCTTGGGAGAAGGATCCTAAGCCGGTCCTGACGATTGAGAGTGGAGACACGGTTATATTTAAGACGAGAGAGGTCACTGACAACCAGTTTTCGATTGATTCTACTACTGAATCTATTGCTAGCTTAGATTGGGACAAGGTGTATCCACTTGCTGGTCCAGTGGCCATCGAGGGGGCAGAGCCTGAAGATACGCTTGAGGTGGAAATTGTAAATTTAGAGACAGGAAGCTGGGGCTGGACGGCTATTTTGCCTGGACTAGGGTTGCTGCCAGAGAAGTTTCCAGATGCGTATTTAAGAACCTTTGATTTGACCGACGGTGAGTTTATTCATTTCCGAGAGGATATTAAAATTCCAATCGAGCCGTTTTTAGGGACGATGGGAGTTAGTCCTAAGGATGCTAGTGGTCAGCCGATTATGCCTCCAGGAACGTTTGGAGGGAATATGGACGTTCGCCAGCTGACGATTGGAACGAAGCTATATCTACCAGTGCAAGTGGCAGGAGCGTTGTTTAGCTGCGGAGATGCCCATGCAGCGCAAGGAGACGGGGAGGTTTGTGTTTCCGCATTAGAGTGCCCGATGACCGCTACCTTAAAGTTCAACCTTATTAAAGGTAAAACGATTCCTTCACCTCAGTTTTTAACGAGTGGTGAGCTTACTCCTAAGGTGAACCATAAGGGGTTCTTCGGTACCACTGGTGTTGGTCCGGATTTGATGAAGGCTTCTCAGGATGCGCTTCTCGCGATGGTAGACCACATTTCAACTACATATGAAATGGAGCCAAGGGATGCATATTTATTGTCTAGCCTTTGCGTGGATTTAAAAATCTCAGAGATTGTAGACGCAGGACAATATATCGTTAGTGCAGTATTGCCGCTGGCGGTGTTTGAGGATTAA
- a CDS encoding amidohydrolase: MKETVVEENVLLKEALDIKDNLIQWRRHLHVNPELSFEEYETSKFVLENLKDLGYEIQAPVAKTGIVALLRGTEPGPTVALRADMDALPIQDEKSVSYASSVPGVAHLCGHDAHTSMLLGAAKILSKHRPTKGNIKLIFQPAEEGLAGALHMVQEGVLQNPDVAVIAGLHVHPTAHTGFITVAKDVAMACADSFDIEVIGEGGHAAHPHMSIDSITVAAEVISSLQQIVSRSIDPLKPAVLTIGKIEGGFKRNVIAPSVRLEGTVRVLDPSLREVISKRMEQYIKGVCEGMGATYKFDYQFGYPSVKNDNRLIPLLDSVAEKILGADTLSIINPSMGGEDFAYYAEKVPGIFFRLGTYNETKDCIYPNHHPKFDIDEDALPYGSALLAQFALDYIESNTNE; encoded by the coding sequence ATGAAAGAAACAGTAGTAGAAGAGAACGTCTTACTTAAGGAAGCCTTAGACATAAAGGATAATTTAATACAGTGGCGCAGACATCTTCACGTGAATCCAGAACTATCATTTGAAGAATATGAAACTTCCAAGTTTGTTTTAGAAAACTTAAAGGATCTTGGTTATGAGATTCAAGCACCGGTTGCGAAAACTGGAATTGTGGCTCTTCTAAGAGGCACTGAGCCAGGTCCGACAGTTGCATTAAGAGCAGACATGGATGCACTTCCTATACAAGATGAGAAATCTGTCTCATACGCCTCGTCGGTTCCTGGTGTTGCACATTTATGCGGACATGATGCCCATACTTCGATGCTGCTGGGAGCAGCGAAAATACTAAGCAAGCATAGACCGACAAAGGGAAATATCAAGTTGATATTTCAACCAGCAGAGGAAGGGTTAGCAGGCGCCTTACATATGGTTCAGGAAGGGGTTCTTCAAAATCCCGATGTGGCTGTGATTGCTGGCTTGCATGTACATCCTACAGCACATACAGGTTTTATAACGGTTGCGAAAGATGTCGCAATGGCATGTGCGGATTCTTTTGATATAGAAGTGATTGGAGAGGGGGGACATGCGGCTCATCCACATATGTCTATCGACTCCATAACGGTGGCAGCGGAAGTAATCTCTTCATTACAACAAATTGTGAGCCGTTCAATTGATCCTTTAAAGCCAGCTGTTTTGACAATAGGGAAAATTGAAGGTGGCTTTAAACGAAATGTCATCGCACCGTCCGTTCGACTCGAAGGAACGGTTAGAGTGTTAGATCCTTCACTGCGAGAGGTCATTTCCAAAAGAATGGAGCAATATATTAAAGGCGTTTGCGAAGGGATGGGGGCTACTTATAAGTTCGATTATCAATTTGGCTATCCTTCCGTGAAAAATGATAATCGATTGATTCCATTATTAGATTCAGTTGCTGAAAAAATATTGGGAGCCGATACATTATCGATTATTAATCCGAGCATGGGAGGAGAGGACTTTGCTTACTATGCTGAGAAGGTGCCAGGGATCTTCTTCCGATTAGGTACTTACAATGAGACGAAGGATTGTATCTATCCCAATCACCATCCGAAATTCGATATTGATGAAGATGCGCTGCCATATGGCTCGGCTTTATTGGCCCAGTTCGCTCTTGATTACATAGAGAGTAATACGAACGAATAA
- a CDS encoding ABC transporter substrate-binding protein — MRKWVGLASSVLLTVGLLVACSGDDSSTSTTKKEDDRTLTIAMGTDMVTFDVHNHVNTSTEAIHVNMFNYLFKRDNETGEILPDLAEGYEKIDDKTWEVKLKEGVTFHNGEALDSEDVKFSLERVAHDSTLLDHINYNSIKEVQVVDDLTLRIVTNEPDPALLNRISRIASSILPSEYIEENGMDHFLENPVGTGPFKFSKWVRDDRIVLEVYDDYFDGKNEEWDEVVFRVIPENSTRVSELLTGGVDIATNMPPSEWKRIDENEGTHLSQGTSNRTMMIFVRSTEGYPTSDPRVRKALDLAIDNKAITDNLLNGAGIPTITRVAPGNFGFAEDLYDTYNYDVEEAKKLLAEAGYPDGFEMTFHSPKGRYLQDAEIAEMVAGMWSAIGVKANVEFMEWSNFVELRNSGKNKDAYLLALGNSMFDAANALDWYNYERFKGQIDYHNEEVEELLAAAAQNMDPEERAEQYIKAQHLLAEDTAHIVLHQESINVGVSDAIDYTPTMDEIIYVESINKK; from the coding sequence ATGAGGAAATGGGTAGGATTAGCAAGTTCTGTACTTTTGACAGTAGGATTGCTGGTAGCTTGTAGTGGAGATGATTCATCTACTTCTACGACCAAAAAAGAGGACGACAGGACATTGACGATTGCGATGGGAACGGACATGGTAACATTTGACGTTCATAACCATGTTAATACTTCTACAGAAGCAATTCACGTGAATATGTTTAACTATCTTTTTAAGCGTGATAATGAGACTGGCGAGATTTTACCAGACTTAGCAGAGGGGTACGAAAAAATAGACGATAAGACTTGGGAAGTGAAATTAAAAGAAGGAGTTACTTTCCATAACGGCGAGGCGTTAGATTCGGAGGATGTTAAATTCTCACTTGAACGTGTTGCGCATGATTCCACGTTATTAGACCACATAAACTATAACTCTATTAAAGAGGTACAAGTTGTGGATGACTTAACGTTACGTATCGTTACAAATGAGCCAGACCCGGCTTTATTAAATAGAATTTCAAGGATTGCTTCTAGTATCCTTCCTTCTGAATATATTGAAGAAAACGGAATGGATCACTTCTTGGAAAATCCAGTTGGGACAGGACCATTTAAATTTTCGAAGTGGGTACGTGACGATCGTATCGTGCTAGAAGTCTATGATGATTATTTTGACGGTAAAAATGAAGAATGGGATGAGGTTGTATTCCGTGTCATTCCAGAAAACTCTACACGTGTATCTGAGCTATTAACAGGTGGAGTGGATATTGCAACAAACATGCCACCAAGTGAGTGGAAACGTATTGATGAAAACGAGGGTACGCATTTATCTCAAGGTACCTCTAACCGAACGATGATGATATTTGTACGTTCAACAGAAGGATATCCAACCTCTGATCCTAGAGTTAGAAAAGCTTTGGACTTGGCTATTGATAACAAGGCGATAACCGATAACCTGTTAAATGGAGCAGGTATACCAACGATTACACGTGTCGCACCAGGGAACTTTGGTTTTGCAGAAGATCTTTATGACACGTATAACTATGACGTGGAAGAAGCAAAGAAATTATTGGCAGAAGCAGGATATCCAGATGGTTTTGAAATGACCTTCCATTCTCCAAAAGGGCGTTATTTACAAGATGCTGAAATAGCGGAGATGGTTGCGGGAATGTGGAGTGCAATTGGGGTAAAAGCAAACGTAGAATTCATGGAGTGGAGTAATTTCGTTGAACTTCGTAATTCAGGAAAAAATAAGGATGCTTATTTACTAGCTCTAGGTAACTCTATGTTTGACGCTGCGAACGCATTAGATTGGTATAACTATGAGAGATTCAAAGGTCAAATTGATTATCATAACGAAGAGGTAGAAGAACTATTAGCAGCAGCTGCTCAAAATATGGACCCAGAAGAAAGAGCAGAACAATATATTAAAGCACAGCATTTATTAGCTGAAGACACGGCTCATATCGTATTACACCAAGAATCTATTAACGTAGGTGTAAGTGATGCAATTGATTATACTCCTACAATGGATGAAATCATTTACGTAGAATCTATCAATAAAAAGTAA
- a CDS encoding ABC transporter permease, translating to MNNYFVRRILQIIPVLLIISFIVFALVFIAGDPVALMLPDDASQEDVELLRESLGLNESFIVQYTTYIMNLVQGDFGESYRYGQDAMSIVLERLPATLELGIAALLIAIVVSIPLGIWSATKQNSSLDLVATGAAVLGKAMPNFWLGIMLVLLFSVTLSFFPVSGRGTLMHLVLPAITLATGIAAEMTRLIRSSMIETLNQDYVRTAKSKGLKDRIVVYKHAFRNSLIPVITITALQTSTVVGGALITETVFSWPGLGQLLIQAVNTRDMAIVQASVFVIAILVILMNLVADILYRLLDPRIKYS from the coding sequence ATGAACAATTACTTCGTTAGGCGAATACTACAAATAATACCCGTATTATTAATCATTTCATTTATTGTCTTTGCACTAGTCTTTATAGCAGGAGATCCAGTGGCATTAATGCTACCAGATGACGCTTCTCAGGAAGATGTAGAGCTATTAAGAGAATCCTTAGGCTTAAATGAATCCTTTATCGTTCAATACACTACATACATTATGAATCTTGTACAAGGTGACTTTGGAGAATCGTATCGTTATGGGCAGGATGCGATGTCCATCGTCTTAGAGCGTCTCCCCGCAACACTTGAACTAGGTATTGCAGCACTTCTAATAGCAATTGTTGTTTCGATTCCACTTGGTATTTGGTCAGCTACAAAACAAAACTCTAGTCTAGACTTAGTGGCGACAGGAGCGGCGGTATTAGGGAAAGCGATGCCTAACTTTTGGCTAGGGATCATGCTAGTTTTATTATTTTCCGTTACGTTAAGCTTCTTCCCTGTTTCAGGGAGAGGGACGCTTATGCACTTGGTTCTCCCTGCCATCACTCTTGCTACTGGGATAGCGGCGGAAATGACGAGACTCATCCGGTCGAGCATGATTGAAACCTTAAACCAGGATTACGTACGAACAGCAAAGAGTAAAGGTTTAAAGGATAGAATCGTAGTTTATAAGCATGCTTTCCGAAACTCACTTATTCCGGTTATCACAATTACTGCACTGCAAACCTCTACTGTGGTAGGTGGCGCATTGATAACTGAAACTGTATTTTCGTGGCCGGGTTTAGGTCAACTATTAATACAGGCAGTAAATACACGTGATATGGCAATTGTTCAAGCCAGTGTTTTTGTTATCGCAATACTCGTAATTCTTATGAATCTAGTAGCAGATATTCTTTACCGACTATTAGATCCGCGGATTAAATATAGCTAG